The Archocentrus centrarchus isolate MPI-CPG fArcCen1 chromosome 12, fArcCen1, whole genome shotgun sequence genome includes a window with the following:
- the srek1 gene encoding splicing regulatory glutamine/lysine-rich protein 1 isoform X1, translated as MVHDQYVSSTGKIPEEAKALSLLAPVTPVPNLIPGGGLLPIPTPAPLQNLNLPIVNRFSAGLDPTAPVLSQPPIIGNVDPSKIDEIRRTVYVGNLNSQTTTAEQLLEFFKQVGDVKFVRMAGDETQPTRFAFVEFVEQESVARALTLNGVMFGDRPLKVNHSNNAIVKPPEMTPQAAAKELENVMKRVREAQSTIAAAIEPETKKRSSSQSQRSRRSHSRSRSHSKAHRKRSHSKHSRTSQRLWPGSDSHSSRSSHRRRSRSRDKRRSRSRSRVHKRRSKDRSKSPRRKARSPSPKRSKREKKRERSRDRRDRSTSRKRSRKDEDRMRSKTKPVKAQMSYDREEKEESDREDSATPSEDMTSSPCAQHNGSYKTNHEEEVSVGADGTK; from the exons ATGGTTCATGACCAATATGTTTCCAGTACAG GGAAAATACCAGAAGAGGCCAAGGCTTTGTCACTTTTGGCACCTGTCACTCCGGTACCCAATCTGATTCCTGGTGGGGGATTGCTGCCAATTCCTACTCCAGCTCCACTTCAGAAT CTGAACCTTCCCATAGTGAATCGGTTTTCAGCTGGTCTCGACCCCACAGCGCCAGTGCTCTCCCAGCCCCCCATCATTGGAAACGTGGATCCCTCAAAAATCGATGAGATCAGGAGGACAGTTTATGTCGGCAACTTGAACTCGCAG ACCACCactgcagagcagctgctggaattTTTTAAACAGGTGGGAGATGTGAAGTTTGTCCGAATGGCCGGAGACGAGACCCAGCCAACACGTTTTGCCTTTGTAGAGTTTGTTGAGCAGGAGTCCGTCGCCAGAGCCCTCACCTTAAACGGAGTCATGTTTGGAGACAGACCGCTGAA GGTTAATCATTCCAATAACGCTATAGTAAAACCCCCCGAGATGACGCCACAGGCTGCTGCTAAAGAGTTAGAAAATGTGATGAAGAGGGTGCGTGAAGCCCAGTCTACCATTGCTGCTGCCATTGAACCTG aaacaaagaagcGTTCCTCCAGTCAGTCTCAACGGTCACGACGGTCCCATTCACGCTCCCGTTCACActcaaaagcacacagaaaaagGTCCCATTCAAAACACAG CAGAACGTCACAGAGGTTGTGGCCCGGCAGCGATTCCCACAGTTCCCGAAGCAGCCACAGGAGACGCTCTCGTTCCAGAGACAAGAGACGCAGTCGGAGTCGCTCGAG GGTACACAAGCGGAGGAGTAAGGATCGGTCCAAAAGCCCTCGAAGGAAAGCCAGATCACCTTCACCAAAAAG AAgtaaaagagagaagaagagggagCGCAGCAGGGACAGAAGGGACCGCTCCACATCCAGGAAGAGGAGCCGCAAAGACGAGGACAGGATGAGGAGCAAAACCAAGCCAGTGAAG GCACAAATGAGTTATGAcagagaagaaaaggaagaaagcgACAGAGAAGACTCAGCCACACCGAGCGAGGACATGACGTCATCACCCTGTGCCCAGCACAACGGCAGCTACAAGACTAACCACGAGGAGGAAGTGTCTGTGGGTGCAGACGGCACCAAGTGA
- the srek1 gene encoding splicing regulatory glutamine/lysine-rich protein 1 isoform X3, with the protein MVHDQYVSSTGKIPEEAKALSLLAPVTPVPNLIPGGGLLPIPTPAPLQNLNLPIVNRFSAGLDPTAPVLSQPPIIGNVDPSKIDEIRRTVYVGNLNSQTTTAEQLLEFFKQVGDVKFVRMAGDETQPTRFAFVEFVEQESVARALTLNGVMFGDRPLKVNHSNNAIVKPPEMTPQAAAKELENVMKRVREAQSTIAAAIEPETKKRSSSQSQRSRRSHSRSRSHSKAHSSRSSHRRRSRSRDKRRSRSRSRVHKRRSKDRSKSPRRKARSPSPKRSKREKKRERSRDRRDRSTSRKRSRKDEDRMRSKTKPVKAQMSYDREEKEESDREDSATPSEDMTSSPCAQHNGSYKTNHEEEVSVGADGTK; encoded by the exons ATGGTTCATGACCAATATGTTTCCAGTACAG GGAAAATACCAGAAGAGGCCAAGGCTTTGTCACTTTTGGCACCTGTCACTCCGGTACCCAATCTGATTCCTGGTGGGGGATTGCTGCCAATTCCTACTCCAGCTCCACTTCAGAAT CTGAACCTTCCCATAGTGAATCGGTTTTCAGCTGGTCTCGACCCCACAGCGCCAGTGCTCTCCCAGCCCCCCATCATTGGAAACGTGGATCCCTCAAAAATCGATGAGATCAGGAGGACAGTTTATGTCGGCAACTTGAACTCGCAG ACCACCactgcagagcagctgctggaattTTTTAAACAGGTGGGAGATGTGAAGTTTGTCCGAATGGCCGGAGACGAGACCCAGCCAACACGTTTTGCCTTTGTAGAGTTTGTTGAGCAGGAGTCCGTCGCCAGAGCCCTCACCTTAAACGGAGTCATGTTTGGAGACAGACCGCTGAA GGTTAATCATTCCAATAACGCTATAGTAAAACCCCCCGAGATGACGCCACAGGCTGCTGCTAAAGAGTTAGAAAATGTGATGAAGAGGGTGCGTGAAGCCCAGTCTACCATTGCTGCTGCCATTGAACCTG aaacaaagaagcGTTCCTCCAGTCAGTCTCAACGGTCACGACGGTCCCATTCACGCTCCCGTTCACActcaaaagca CACAGTTCCCGAAGCAGCCACAGGAGACGCTCTCGTTCCAGAGACAAGAGACGCAGTCGGAGTCGCTCGAG GGTACACAAGCGGAGGAGTAAGGATCGGTCCAAAAGCCCTCGAAGGAAAGCCAGATCACCTTCACCAAAAAG AAgtaaaagagagaagaagagggagCGCAGCAGGGACAGAAGGGACCGCTCCACATCCAGGAAGAGGAGCCGCAAAGACGAGGACAGGATGAGGAGCAAAACCAAGCCAGTGAAG GCACAAATGAGTTATGAcagagaagaaaaggaagaaagcgACAGAGAAGACTCAGCCACACCGAGCGAGGACATGACGTCATCACCCTGTGCCCAGCACAACGGCAGCTACAAGACTAACCACGAGGAGGAAGTGTCTGTGGGTGCAGACGGCACCAAGTGA
- the LOC115789286 gene encoding interleukin-31 receptor subunit alpha, which yields MAEDCWREITKSLVFLSVFQADPGEMFGHGFLTFSLLKCSSCASHSYYITFGLILVYYATLSLHTEAAPEKCKSNSISSKYGHCQLHPDGVHDLDCFKKHTSEFTCVWKPGKHTSKKMHTFVIQQIAKNRCNVYNNVTGLSLWSSIFSKYNVTVQVFENTESKNCTKAVFEGCPMNLERCGPPNNVTIRRHSGKLDMNVIWPQYDEKYVKSYSVRYKALGSLQWNEPAVESQNGTACRVENLNSSVVYIVQIHCVINNRCTQCPWSEPFIVPSELMSQPVIIDLSETDIADKRGSRLISITWKSSTKELHDGYIVTIGKESGEDPHERMYTTQPQIMLILSYSAYRVNISSFSNTSISPAVSRTIPQREDVQSLEDGGLRVKVHNKMSFTIYWNNDLIKKYVCYSAEWREERNKAAYVSFYLKGSKNKTFSSLAEPLKPHKRYTISLHVRPNKDTCNMKHINNSERTYGSTQFYLTEGPPVSAPANISSYNVTQNSMVLQWSPIPEEDTRGFLLGYTIHYAEYYHMGTDTEKNITVDPELDSYKLEDLKSSTAYQVQMSGFTSAGAGVRSASSIFKTHHEGSFHLSGIITVSAVMVILLLCGPPIIKRAKVVLWPSIPNPGISNAMQKINRPCELELLEAINTLKVEEWDTKSLHIVEKEAVPPANILPSILPLLCGLDNERDSPEMTSNWIQRETGDAAGDLSSDITTDRQLETQQTDRQSFPFAFPSGYTTMEMLQQVMPQGSTAVIQDMESEPEDTDFTVLNPRPGLDYVRQFSTSPVSDSDHLSTILL from the exons ATGGCAGAAGACTGTTGGCGTGAGATTACAAAGTCCCTTGTTTTCCTTTCAGTCTTTCAGGCGGACCCGGGCGAAATGTTTGGACATGGATTTCTGACTTTCTCACTCTTAAAATGTTCTTCATGTGCAAGTCATTCATATTATATCACCTTTG GTCTGATCCTTGTCTACTATGCGACGCTCTCCTTGCACACTGAAGCAGCTCCAG AGAAATGCAAGTCAAACAGCATTTCTTCCAAATATGGGCACTGTCAACTTCACCCAG ATGGAGTCCATGATTTGGACTGTTTTAAGAAACATACATCAGAATTTACATGTGTGTGGAAACCTGGAAAACACACATCCAAAAAGATGCATACATTTGTCATACAACA AATCGCAAAAAACCGTTGCAATGTTTATAATAACGTCACCGGACTCTCTCTCTGGAGCTCAATCTTTAGTAAATACAACGTTACCGTTCAGGTATTTGAAAACACTGAGTCAAAAAATTGCACCAAAGCAGTTTTTGAAGGTTGTCCAATGAACTTGG AGCGATGTGGACCCCCAAATAATGTGACAATCAGACGCCACTCTGGCAAACTAGATATGAATGTAATCTGGCCTCAGTATGATGAAAAGTATGTTAAGTCTTACTCTGTGAGATATAAAGCACTGGGAAGCCTCCAATGGAACGAG CCAGCCGTGGAGTCCCAAAATGGAACTGCATGCAGAGTGGAGAATTTAAACTCCTCAGTGGTCTACATTGTACAGATACACTGTGTCATCAATAATAGATGTACACAGTGCCCATGGAGTGAACCATTCATTGTCCCATCAG AACTGATGTCACAGCCTGTCATCATCGACCTTAGTGAAACCGACATTGCAGATAAGAGGGGTTCTCGCCTTATTTCGATAACCTGGAAG TCTTCTACCAAAGAGCTGCACGATGGCTACATTGTGACCATTGGCAAAGAGTCAGGAGAGGACCCACACGAGCGGATGTACACCACCCAGCCTCAGATCATGCTGATTCTCTCCTATTCAGCTTATCGTGTGAACATCAGCTCTTTCAGCAACACTAGCATCTCTCCAGCTGTGAGCCGGACAATACCACAGCGTGAAGACGTGCAGA GTTTGGAAGATGGGGGGCTGAGGGTTAAAGTCCACAACAAAATGTCCTTCACTATCTATTGGAACAATGACCTCATCAAAAAATATGTGTGCTATTCTGCGgagtggagggaggagaggaataAAGCGGCGTATGTGTCCTTTTACCTGAAAGGCTCCAAAAATAAGACCTTCTCTTCTTTAGCAG AACCTTTGAAGCCTCATAAGAGATACACAATCAGCCTGCACGTGCGACCGAACAAGGACACCTGCAACATGAAGCATATCAACAACAGCGAACGCACCTATGGGAGCACCCAATTTTATTTAACAGAAGGAC CTCCTGTGAGTGCGCCCGCAAACATCAGCAGCTACAATGTGACACAGAATTCAATGGTGCTGCAGTGGTCACCCATCCCAGAGGAAGACACCAGGGGTTTCCTGCTGGGTTACACGATCCACTACGCTGAGTACTACCACATGGGGACAGATACTGAGAAGA ATATTACAGTGGATCCAGAGCTTGACAGCTATAAACTGGAGGATCTCAAAAGCAGCACAGCATACCAAGTCCAGATGTCAGGTTTTACCTCTGCAGGAGCAGGAGTACGAAGCGCATCAAGCATCTTTAAAACACATCACGAAG GAAGTTTTCATCTCAGTGGTATTATCACAGTCTCTGCAGTTATGGTCATTCTCCTGCTATGTGGACCACCAATAATAAAAAG AGCAAAGGTTGTCCTGTGGCCAAGCATACCTAATCCTGGAATCAGCAATGCaatgcagaaaataaacagGCCCTGTGAACTG GAACTCCTCGAGGCAATCAATACTCTGAAGGTGGAAGAATGGGATACAAAAAGTCTCCACATAGTTGAGAAGGAAGCTGTTCCCCCCGCTAACATATTGCCATCAATATTACCGCTTCTTTGTGGCCTGGACAACGAGAGAGATTCACCAGAAATGACTTCTAACTGGATCCAAAGAGAGACGGGCGACGCAGCTGGAGATCTCTCTTCTGACATTACTacagacagacagctggaaACCCAGCAGACAGACCGACAGAGTTTTCCTTTTGCCTTTCCAAGTGGCTATACCACAATGGAAATGCTTCAGCAGGTGATGCCACAGGGCAGTACAGCTGTTATCCAAGACATGGAAAGCGAACCAGAGGACACAGACTTCACTGTGCTCAATCCTAGACCAGGACTGGACTATGTAAGACAATTTAGCACCAGTCCAGTCTCGGACAGCGACCACTTGTCCACAATTTTATTATAA
- the srek1 gene encoding splicing regulatory glutamine/lysine-rich protein 1 isoform X2, with product MVHDQYVSSTGKIPEEAKALSLLAPVTPVPNLIPGGGLLPIPTPAPLQNLNLPIVNRFSAGLDPTAPVLSQPPIIGNVDPSKIDEIRRTVYVGNLNSQTTTAEQLLEFFKQVGDVKFVRMAGDETQPTRFAFVEFVEQESVARALTLNGVMFGDRPLKVNHSNNAIVKPPEMTPQAAAKELENVMKRVREAQSTIAAAIEPETKKRSSSQSQRSRRSHSRSRSHSKAHRKRSHSKHRTSQRLWPGSDSHSSRSSHRRRSRSRDKRRSRSRSRVHKRRSKDRSKSPRRKARSPSPKRSKREKKRERSRDRRDRSTSRKRSRKDEDRMRSKTKPVKAQMSYDREEKEESDREDSATPSEDMTSSPCAQHNGSYKTNHEEEVSVGADGTK from the exons ATGGTTCATGACCAATATGTTTCCAGTACAG GGAAAATACCAGAAGAGGCCAAGGCTTTGTCACTTTTGGCACCTGTCACTCCGGTACCCAATCTGATTCCTGGTGGGGGATTGCTGCCAATTCCTACTCCAGCTCCACTTCAGAAT CTGAACCTTCCCATAGTGAATCGGTTTTCAGCTGGTCTCGACCCCACAGCGCCAGTGCTCTCCCAGCCCCCCATCATTGGAAACGTGGATCCCTCAAAAATCGATGAGATCAGGAGGACAGTTTATGTCGGCAACTTGAACTCGCAG ACCACCactgcagagcagctgctggaattTTTTAAACAGGTGGGAGATGTGAAGTTTGTCCGAATGGCCGGAGACGAGACCCAGCCAACACGTTTTGCCTTTGTAGAGTTTGTTGAGCAGGAGTCCGTCGCCAGAGCCCTCACCTTAAACGGAGTCATGTTTGGAGACAGACCGCTGAA GGTTAATCATTCCAATAACGCTATAGTAAAACCCCCCGAGATGACGCCACAGGCTGCTGCTAAAGAGTTAGAAAATGTGATGAAGAGGGTGCGTGAAGCCCAGTCTACCATTGCTGCTGCCATTGAACCTG aaacaaagaagcGTTCCTCCAGTCAGTCTCAACGGTCACGACGGTCCCATTCACGCTCCCGTTCACActcaaaagcacacagaaaaagGTCCCATTCAAAACACAG AACGTCACAGAGGTTGTGGCCCGGCAGCGATTCCCACAGTTCCCGAAGCAGCCACAGGAGACGCTCTCGTTCCAGAGACAAGAGACGCAGTCGGAGTCGCTCGAG GGTACACAAGCGGAGGAGTAAGGATCGGTCCAAAAGCCCTCGAAGGAAAGCCAGATCACCTTCACCAAAAAG AAgtaaaagagagaagaagagggagCGCAGCAGGGACAGAAGGGACCGCTCCACATCCAGGAAGAGGAGCCGCAAAGACGAGGACAGGATGAGGAGCAAAACCAAGCCAGTGAAG GCACAAATGAGTTATGAcagagaagaaaaggaagaaagcgACAGAGAAGACTCAGCCACACCGAGCGAGGACATGACGTCATCACCCTGTGCCCAGCACAACGGCAGCTACAAGACTAACCACGAGGAGGAAGTGTCTGTGGGTGCAGACGGCACCAAGTGA